In Miscanthus floridulus cultivar M001 chromosome 5, ASM1932011v1, whole genome shotgun sequence, one genomic interval encodes:
- the LOC136450566 gene encoding uncharacterized protein isoform X4, which yields MLMEMEGLTLLRSLWSIHLLFPCKITPTLSGYLLEAKIDGARGKFAFLDGDRVLNLPTFYLQGVVLFPEASLHLRVFQPRLVEAIDKAINHVDAPCMIGVVYVYRHTNDGHYTIASVGTMAEIQKIQQLDDGSSCIFSHGQQRFRLMRHWLDVDGVPWGEVQIIEEDTPQRTPRDAFGQLAATNSFRQCASSIVPSLHASCSTQLDHVDSDMDRDSLSPTSTSSDYSVTDKRIYLLGSRSSGLVRCGIVDESSNEGQNSIPEQSCQSHESVKEIDGYGQPDKNTNTGDDDNLCFISSKSFQRARKKDTKQQKRYFATKNASQAPLSFWPRWAYEMYDSYSLSRRAADLWRQVILNPSMDDHVRKPNYLSFCIGSKLPISESLRQELLEIDGISYRLQREIQLLKAFNFIRCRNCLTRIARRSDMVVTSSDSPMSSHSKPHSSVKEIITVYSATGLALRGDPSKTHSWFPGYTWTIALCSACQSNIGWLFRADNKNLHPRSFWAIRTSQISDDTQSR from the exons ATGCTCATGGAGATGGAGGGATTAACACTTCTGAGGAGCTTATGGTCGATACATCTACTGTTTCCTTGCAAGATCACACCTACCTTG TCTGGTTATTTGCTAGAGGCAAAGATTGATGGTGCACGAGGCAAATTTGCTTTCCTGGATGGAGACAGAGTCCTGAATCTGCCGACGTTTTACCTTCAAG GAGTTGTTTTGTTTCCTGAAGCTTCCCTACATCTTCGAGTGTTTCAGCCTAGATTAGTGGAAGCTATTGACAAGGCTATTAATCATGTTGATGCTCCATGCATGATAGGCGTG GTTTATGTTTATCGACACACAAATGATGGACATTATACTATTGCTTCTGTCGGGACAATGGCAGAG ATACAGAAAATTCAACAGTTGGATGATGGTTCATCATGTATTTTCTCTCATGGTCAGCAGCGGTTTCGTCTTATGCGCCATTGGTTGGATGTCGACGGAGTA CCATGGGGTGAAGTCCAAATTATTGAAGAAGATACACCTCAAAGAACTCCAAGAGATGCTTTTGGACAGTTAGCTGCAACTAACAGTTTCAGGCAATGTGCTTCATCGATAGTGCCCAGTTTGCATGCGTCATGTTCTACACAACTTGATCATGTGGATTCTGATATGGATAGGGATTCTCTATCACCCACTAGCACTTCAAGTGACTACTCAGTAACAGATAAAAGAATATACCTTTTAGGTTCCCGGTCCAGTGGCTTGGTAAGGTGTGGTATTGTGGATGAATCCTCAAATGAAGGCCAAAATTCTATACCTGAACAGTCTTGCCAGAGCCATGAGTCTGTAAAAGAAATTGATGGGTATGGTCAGCCAGATAAGAATACAAACACAGGAGATGATGATAATCTTTGTTTCATATCCTCCAAATCCTTTCAGAGAGCAAGAAAGAAAGATACTAAACAGCAGAAACGCTACTTTGCAACAAAAAATGCATCACAGGCCCCATTGTCATTTTGGCCTCGCTGGGCTTATGAGATGTATGATTCGTATTCACTTTCTAGGAGAGCTGCAG ATTTGTGGAGACAAGTAATTTTAAACCCAAGCATGGATGATCATGTGAGGAAACCAAATTATTTGTCATTTTGCATTGGAAGCAAACTTCCTATCTCAGAGTCTCTAAGGCAAGAATTGCTTGAGATTGATGGAATCTCATATCGACTACAGCGGGAGATTCAGCTACTCAAAGCCTTCAATTTCATACGATGTAGAAATTGCCTG ACCCGTATTGCAAGACGAAGTGACATGGTGGTGACGTCCAGTGACAGCCCAATGTCTTCTCACAGCAAGCCCCACAGTTCTGTGAAAGAGATTATCACAGTATACAGTGCCACTGGCCTTGCACTGCGCGGCGACCCTTCCAAAACTCACAGCTGGTTTCCAGG ATACACATGGACGATCGCGTTGTGCAGTGCCTGCCAGTCCAATATAGGCTGGCTGTTCAGAGCCGATAACAAGAACCTGCATCCGAGATCCTTCTGGGCGATACGGACTTCCCAAATTTCAGATGATACACAATCAAGATAG
- the LOC136450566 gene encoding uncharacterized protein isoform X3: MAERDRILERERRQMEQILELDMEELQVEEVDDDGSSSSSDVDTFLRNAHGDGGINTSEELMVDTSTVSLQDHTYLGVVLFPEASLHLRVFQPRLVEAIDKAINHVDAPCMIGVVYVYRHTNDGHYTIASVGTMAEIQKIQQLDDGSSCIFSHGQQRFRLMRHWLDVDGVPWGEVQIIEEDTPQRTPRDAFGQLAATNSFRQCASSIVPSLHASCSTQLDHVDSDMDRDSLSPTSTSSDYSVTDKRIYLLGSRSSGLVRCGIVDESSNEGQNSIPEQSCQSHESVKEIDGYGQPDKNTNTGDDDNLCFISSKSFQRARKKDTKQQKRYFATKNASQAPLSFWPRWAYEMYDSYSLSRRAADLWRQVILNPSMDDHVRKPNYLSFCIGSKLPISESLRQELLEIDGISYRLQREIQLLKAFNFIRCRNCLTRIARRSDMVVTSSDSPMSSHSKPHSSVKEIITVYSATGLALRGDPSKTHSWFPGYTWTIALCSACQSNIGWLFRADNKNLHPRSFWAIRTSQISDDTQSR; the protein is encoded by the exons ATGGCGGAGCGGGACCGGATCCTGGAGAGGGAGCGGAGGCAGATGGAGCAGATCCTAGAGCTGGATATGGAGGAGCTCCAGGTAGAGGAGGTCGACGACGACGGttcatcctcctcctccgacgTCGACACCTTCCTCAG AAATGCTCATGGAGATGGAGGGATTAACACTTCTGAGGAGCTTATGGTCGATACATCTACTGTTTCCTTGCAAGATCACACCTACCTTG GAGTTGTTTTGTTTCCTGAAGCTTCCCTACATCTTCGAGTGTTTCAGCCTAGATTAGTGGAAGCTATTGACAAGGCTATTAATCATGTTGATGCTCCATGCATGATAGGCGTG GTTTATGTTTATCGACACACAAATGATGGACATTATACTATTGCTTCTGTCGGGACAATGGCAGAG ATACAGAAAATTCAACAGTTGGATGATGGTTCATCATGTATTTTCTCTCATGGTCAGCAGCGGTTTCGTCTTATGCGCCATTGGTTGGATGTCGACGGAGTA CCATGGGGTGAAGTCCAAATTATTGAAGAAGATACACCTCAAAGAACTCCAAGAGATGCTTTTGGACAGTTAGCTGCAACTAACAGTTTCAGGCAATGTGCTTCATCGATAGTGCCCAGTTTGCATGCGTCATGTTCTACACAACTTGATCATGTGGATTCTGATATGGATAGGGATTCTCTATCACCCACTAGCACTTCAAGTGACTACTCAGTAACAGATAAAAGAATATACCTTTTAGGTTCCCGGTCCAGTGGCTTGGTAAGGTGTGGTATTGTGGATGAATCCTCAAATGAAGGCCAAAATTCTATACCTGAACAGTCTTGCCAGAGCCATGAGTCTGTAAAAGAAATTGATGGGTATGGTCAGCCAGATAAGAATACAAACACAGGAGATGATGATAATCTTTGTTTCATATCCTCCAAATCCTTTCAGAGAGCAAGAAAGAAAGATACTAAACAGCAGAAACGCTACTTTGCAACAAAAAATGCATCACAGGCCCCATTGTCATTTTGGCCTCGCTGGGCTTATGAGATGTATGATTCGTATTCACTTTCTAGGAGAGCTGCAG ATTTGTGGAGACAAGTAATTTTAAACCCAAGCATGGATGATCATGTGAGGAAACCAAATTATTTGTCATTTTGCATTGGAAGCAAACTTCCTATCTCAGAGTCTCTAAGGCAAGAATTGCTTGAGATTGATGGAATCTCATATCGACTACAGCGGGAGATTCAGCTACTCAAAGCCTTCAATTTCATACGATGTAGAAATTGCCTG ACCCGTATTGCAAGACGAAGTGACATGGTGGTGACGTCCAGTGACAGCCCAATGTCTTCTCACAGCAAGCCCCACAGTTCTGTGAAAGAGATTATCACAGTATACAGTGCCACTGGCCTTGCACTGCGCGGCGACCCTTCCAAAACTCACAGCTGGTTTCCAGG ATACACATGGACGATCGCGTTGTGCAGTGCCTGCCAGTCCAATATAGGCTGGCTGTTCAGAGCCGATAACAAGAACCTGCATCCGAGATCCTTCTGGGCGATACGGACTTCCCAAATTTCAGATGATACACAATCAAGATAG
- the LOC136450566 gene encoding uncharacterized protein isoform X1, producing the protein MAERDRILERERRQMEQILELDMEELQVEEVDDDGSSSSSDVDTFLRNAHGDGGINTSEELMVDTSTVSLQDHTYLEAKIDGARGKFAFLDGDRVLNLPTFYLQGVVLFPEASLHLRVFQPRLVEAIDKAINHVDAPCMIGVVYVYRHTNDGHYTIASVGTMAEIQKIQQLDDGSSCIFSHGQQRFRLMRHWLDVDGVPWGEVQIIEEDTPQRTPRDAFGQLAATNSFRQCASSIVPSLHASCSTQLDHVDSDMDRDSLSPTSTSSDYSVTDKRIYLLGSRSSGLVRCGIVDESSNEGQNSIPEQSCQSHESVKEIDGYGQPDKNTNTGDDDNLCFISSKSFQRARKKDTKQQKRYFATKNASQAPLSFWPRWAYEMYDSYSLSRRAADLWRQVILNPSMDDHVRKPNYLSFCIGSKLPISESLRQELLEIDGISYRLQREIQLLKAFNFIRCRNCLTRIARRSDMVVTSSDSPMSSHSKPHSSVKEIITVYSATGLALRGDPSKTHSWFPGYTWTIALCSACQSNIGWLFRADNKNLHPRSFWAIRTSQISDDTQSR; encoded by the exons ATGGCGGAGCGGGACCGGATCCTGGAGAGGGAGCGGAGGCAGATGGAGCAGATCCTAGAGCTGGATATGGAGGAGCTCCAGGTAGAGGAGGTCGACGACGACGGttcatcctcctcctccgacgTCGACACCTTCCTCAG AAATGCTCATGGAGATGGAGGGATTAACACTTCTGAGGAGCTTATGGTCGATACATCTACTGTTTCCTTGCAAGATCACACCTACCTTG AGGCAAAGATTGATGGTGCACGAGGCAAATTTGCTTTCCTGGATGGAGACAGAGTCCTGAATCTGCCGACGTTTTACCTTCAAG GAGTTGTTTTGTTTCCTGAAGCTTCCCTACATCTTCGAGTGTTTCAGCCTAGATTAGTGGAAGCTATTGACAAGGCTATTAATCATGTTGATGCTCCATGCATGATAGGCGTG GTTTATGTTTATCGACACACAAATGATGGACATTATACTATTGCTTCTGTCGGGACAATGGCAGAG ATACAGAAAATTCAACAGTTGGATGATGGTTCATCATGTATTTTCTCTCATGGTCAGCAGCGGTTTCGTCTTATGCGCCATTGGTTGGATGTCGACGGAGTA CCATGGGGTGAAGTCCAAATTATTGAAGAAGATACACCTCAAAGAACTCCAAGAGATGCTTTTGGACAGTTAGCTGCAACTAACAGTTTCAGGCAATGTGCTTCATCGATAGTGCCCAGTTTGCATGCGTCATGTTCTACACAACTTGATCATGTGGATTCTGATATGGATAGGGATTCTCTATCACCCACTAGCACTTCAAGTGACTACTCAGTAACAGATAAAAGAATATACCTTTTAGGTTCCCGGTCCAGTGGCTTGGTAAGGTGTGGTATTGTGGATGAATCCTCAAATGAAGGCCAAAATTCTATACCTGAACAGTCTTGCCAGAGCCATGAGTCTGTAAAAGAAATTGATGGGTATGGTCAGCCAGATAAGAATACAAACACAGGAGATGATGATAATCTTTGTTTCATATCCTCCAAATCCTTTCAGAGAGCAAGAAAGAAAGATACTAAACAGCAGAAACGCTACTTTGCAACAAAAAATGCATCACAGGCCCCATTGTCATTTTGGCCTCGCTGGGCTTATGAGATGTATGATTCGTATTCACTTTCTAGGAGAGCTGCAG ATTTGTGGAGACAAGTAATTTTAAACCCAAGCATGGATGATCATGTGAGGAAACCAAATTATTTGTCATTTTGCATTGGAAGCAAACTTCCTATCTCAGAGTCTCTAAGGCAAGAATTGCTTGAGATTGATGGAATCTCATATCGACTACAGCGGGAGATTCAGCTACTCAAAGCCTTCAATTTCATACGATGTAGAAATTGCCTG ACCCGTATTGCAAGACGAAGTGACATGGTGGTGACGTCCAGTGACAGCCCAATGTCTTCTCACAGCAAGCCCCACAGTTCTGTGAAAGAGATTATCACAGTATACAGTGCCACTGGCCTTGCACTGCGCGGCGACCCTTCCAAAACTCACAGCTGGTTTCCAGG ATACACATGGACGATCGCGTTGTGCAGTGCCTGCCAGTCCAATATAGGCTGGCTGTTCAGAGCCGATAACAAGAACCTGCATCCGAGATCCTTCTGGGCGATACGGACTTCCCAAATTTCAGATGATACACAATCAAGATAG
- the LOC136450566 gene encoding uncharacterized protein isoform X2 translates to MAERDRILERERRQMEQILELDMEELQVEEVDDDGSSSSSDVDTFLRNAHGDGGINTSEELMVDTSTVSLQDHTYLEAKIDGARGKFAFLDGDRVLNLPTFYLQGVVLFPEASLHLRVFQPRLVEAIDKAINHVDAPCMIGVVYVYRHTNDGHYTIASVGTMAEKIQQLDDGSSCIFSHGQQRFRLMRHWLDVDGVPWGEVQIIEEDTPQRTPRDAFGQLAATNSFRQCASSIVPSLHASCSTQLDHVDSDMDRDSLSPTSTSSDYSVTDKRIYLLGSRSSGLVRCGIVDESSNEGQNSIPEQSCQSHESVKEIDGYGQPDKNTNTGDDDNLCFISSKSFQRARKKDTKQQKRYFATKNASQAPLSFWPRWAYEMYDSYSLSRRAADLWRQVILNPSMDDHVRKPNYLSFCIGSKLPISESLRQELLEIDGISYRLQREIQLLKAFNFIRCRNCLTRIARRSDMVVTSSDSPMSSHSKPHSSVKEIITVYSATGLALRGDPSKTHSWFPGYTWTIALCSACQSNIGWLFRADNKNLHPRSFWAIRTSQISDDTQSR, encoded by the exons ATGGCGGAGCGGGACCGGATCCTGGAGAGGGAGCGGAGGCAGATGGAGCAGATCCTAGAGCTGGATATGGAGGAGCTCCAGGTAGAGGAGGTCGACGACGACGGttcatcctcctcctccgacgTCGACACCTTCCTCAG AAATGCTCATGGAGATGGAGGGATTAACACTTCTGAGGAGCTTATGGTCGATACATCTACTGTTTCCTTGCAAGATCACACCTACCTTG AGGCAAAGATTGATGGTGCACGAGGCAAATTTGCTTTCCTGGATGGAGACAGAGTCCTGAATCTGCCGACGTTTTACCTTCAAG GAGTTGTTTTGTTTCCTGAAGCTTCCCTACATCTTCGAGTGTTTCAGCCTAGATTAGTGGAAGCTATTGACAAGGCTATTAATCATGTTGATGCTCCATGCATGATAGGCGTG GTTTATGTTTATCGACACACAAATGATGGACATTATACTATTGCTTCTGTCGGGACAATGGCAGAG AAAATTCAACAGTTGGATGATGGTTCATCATGTATTTTCTCTCATGGTCAGCAGCGGTTTCGTCTTATGCGCCATTGGTTGGATGTCGACGGAGTA CCATGGGGTGAAGTCCAAATTATTGAAGAAGATACACCTCAAAGAACTCCAAGAGATGCTTTTGGACAGTTAGCTGCAACTAACAGTTTCAGGCAATGTGCTTCATCGATAGTGCCCAGTTTGCATGCGTCATGTTCTACACAACTTGATCATGTGGATTCTGATATGGATAGGGATTCTCTATCACCCACTAGCACTTCAAGTGACTACTCAGTAACAGATAAAAGAATATACCTTTTAGGTTCCCGGTCCAGTGGCTTGGTAAGGTGTGGTATTGTGGATGAATCCTCAAATGAAGGCCAAAATTCTATACCTGAACAGTCTTGCCAGAGCCATGAGTCTGTAAAAGAAATTGATGGGTATGGTCAGCCAGATAAGAATACAAACACAGGAGATGATGATAATCTTTGTTTCATATCCTCCAAATCCTTTCAGAGAGCAAGAAAGAAAGATACTAAACAGCAGAAACGCTACTTTGCAACAAAAAATGCATCACAGGCCCCATTGTCATTTTGGCCTCGCTGGGCTTATGAGATGTATGATTCGTATTCACTTTCTAGGAGAGCTGCAG ATTTGTGGAGACAAGTAATTTTAAACCCAAGCATGGATGATCATGTGAGGAAACCAAATTATTTGTCATTTTGCATTGGAAGCAAACTTCCTATCTCAGAGTCTCTAAGGCAAGAATTGCTTGAGATTGATGGAATCTCATATCGACTACAGCGGGAGATTCAGCTACTCAAAGCCTTCAATTTCATACGATGTAGAAATTGCCTG ACCCGTATTGCAAGACGAAGTGACATGGTGGTGACGTCCAGTGACAGCCCAATGTCTTCTCACAGCAAGCCCCACAGTTCTGTGAAAGAGATTATCACAGTATACAGTGCCACTGGCCTTGCACTGCGCGGCGACCCTTCCAAAACTCACAGCTGGTTTCCAGG ATACACATGGACGATCGCGTTGTGCAGTGCCTGCCAGTCCAATATAGGCTGGCTGTTCAGAGCCGATAACAAGAACCTGCATCCGAGATCCTTCTGGGCGATACGGACTTCCCAAATTTCAGATGATACACAATCAAGATAG